Below is a window of Camelina sativa cultivar DH55 chromosome 11, Cs, whole genome shotgun sequence DNA.
TGACAAATAATATTAactattgtgtttttttctaaataattttaagatttatattatttatgaatAATGAATGATAAgaaaagttttcttttattttcataattctaaaattaataacAAGTTTATTCTTTTAAATCATTTCCgagaattattaattttagatgcaaaaattgttttcaatagctattaaaaaattatttggtttttagtaataattattaaaaaaatggtcattttaaaaaatgaaaaaaaaatcataaacataaccaaattattatcatcatcgattatacaaaaaaaaagtgatatatatttagattatgacctgattttttcaaatttaagtgTTTTAGAATATCATGAGGAAATTATTTTATGATCGTGGGATCACTCAATTTTTTGGAAGCGGTTCACGAGGAAGTCGAAGACGACAATCCTTTGAAACAACAATACAAGACAGCATCACTGGCTTTAGAGAATTCCAACGACAAATTTTTCAACAACTTTGTCCTGGTGCTTTTGACCAAGATGATTACGATGAATTTAAAAAGGCGGAAGCGATATTTATCGCGCTAGATCTTCCCAAACACACTAGATTTTATTGGGCATGCATTAATGCACTTAAGAAGCTAGTATTTTGGCGTAAGTATTTTATTGATATAGCTGCAAGCACCGACGAGGATAAGATACAACTGTTAGAAGCTATGACTGGGGTTTCACGTAACAACCAAGATGTGCCAAAACAGTTAGGTTCAGGCCATTCATTTGGGAGTCCACATTCAGGAGGTATATCATCTGGCAGTCCATCTTCTGTGGGTAATAATTTGGGAGGGCAAAATTCACCCGGTTTTTGGGTCCCATTTATCCACAGTAGGGAACACCACCAAATGCTCCACAGTGGGGAACACCACCAAATGCTCCACAGTGGGGAACACCACCAAATGCTCCACAGTGGGGAACACCACCAAATGCACAGTGGGGCACGTCACCAAATGTTCCACAGTGGGGAACACCACCAAATGCTCCACAATGGCGGCAAACACAAATTTTCAACAAAGAGGTTCAAGCGGAACGACTCCAACAAATGTTCAATATGGATTTTCAGTTGGAGGTCAAGGAGATGGTGCAACAGTAGAAACTCCACCGATCATTCAAcaaacatcatcatccaccaaaAATAGCatcaaattatgttttttttctaaatctaaCACACAATCTCgtattttctagatttttttttttctcaacatcaaCTATTCGCTATCCAAAATGATACAATCAAATCAAAGGTATTTAATATTCACCTCTATAGACTTGGACCAAATGCAATGGGTTGATCTAGTATCACCCTGAATCACTAGGCAGATCCAACGCTACATAACCGATaaacattgcattttttaaccacaacgagatagataacacaccaCGACTCAGAGtaaaatcatctcttaaaccaccgACATTGACCCaatgacacgaaaacaaatactaacatAGAGAAAACAAATCCTATACTGAAGAACATAATAATTCCAAGCTATCAGAATCTTATAATCGGCGTGTAGAACTTGTCCCAATAGCATCATCACCCAGAGGCGCATCATCATAAAAGCTTGGTTCCTCCGACTTTCATTGTTCCGGTCCTAAACCTAAAACGAACAATACATCCGACTGATCCGACCAAGAGACGCGAAGCAAAACCAGAATGAGCAGAGGCTTCTCCAAACTAATCACACAATAACTAGAATGCTAATCACCTAAAGATAAGAGATTGGAGCACATATTAGCATATCTTCACCTCATGGTGCATATCCGAATTGGCTACATCGCATCTGCCTTGTTGTCTCACTTCTTAGTCGGAATGAAACCAGAAGATTGAGGAAGCTCTCAATCACATTGGCTTTTAGGGTGTTCGCAAATCTCGGCCACTGACACACACATAAACCTCCCCAAACAACCGGTAGACTCTAAGACCCGACTCAACCGTAAACCTCCGGTCAACTTGGATCTCCGGCAGAAAGGATAGAGGTAGCAGGAGGTCGCGAACCAAAAACTCAGATCCGACTCCCTGAAGCTGCAAGGAAGGTCGCCCATAGCAGCTTCGAACCACCACCAGTCTCCCGGAGAGGAAGGCAAGCCGATATCTCATTATCCACCTCACCATCTTTACGCAACAGTTGGACTGCTCTTCAGCACAGCCGGAGAGGAAGAGAACGAGTCACCCTACTACTACAActggaaaaacaaagcaatAGAGGAAGAGCAGAGCCCTCTCACACCGACGGCGGAGAGGCAAGCAGAACAGGCGGCGGCGGCTCTGTAGAACTAGGGTTTTGAGGGAGACTCGGGATAGAGAGAACTGTTCTCTGTCTCATATTTTCTAGATTTAGCACACAActtctaatttaatatttaaaacactaaaattattaattaaaataaatcataaaattcatcatcttttttGATGGCTCATCGTTATCTCTACATAAACTGGATCTTATTTTCCAGTCTAAAACTTTTGAGATCTCATGTTTACCCGCGACGAGGTCTAATCAGTAAACGATGAAGCAGTTTCACAAGCAAATGAGCCAAACTTCTCAGGGCGAATCCGATTTGTTGCCGCCTCTTGATCCCATTATCATCGAGCTTACGAGACCTAGGCATCGTCAAGATGACAAAGCAAGTGGTTCTTTTGACACATGGACATATCACGTGGAATAAAGAAGGGAAGATTCCAGGAATCCGATGTAGGTAAGAAATTCAAGCAGTCATgaaattgagagaaaaagatgaagaacatAGAACAGTTGTTCGACAAAATGCTTATAAGAAGATTGCTGCTCGAGGAGTTCCCTGTAGGAAAACACTAAAGTCCAACGTTTCACTACCATCATGATTCAATTCCATAGCGACAAAGAGATCACAATCCAATTTTCAACCATCCAAATCCTACTCCACACTCTTTTTACCTACTGATCTCAGATCCACAACTCTAAACCCATAGAACTGTTGAGTTTCATCTTCAATTCTAGCTTCCATGACATATAGTTTCTACTCTCAAAAGATCAAATTCAGATTAACTACAACAAAACCCAATTGATCTTTGGTCGATCAAAAGGTAGACAAATACACAAACTTTCAAGCTTATTGATCTTTGGTCGATCAAAAGGTAGACAAATACACAAACTTTCAAGCTTATTGATCTTTGGTCGATCAAAAGGTAGACAAATACACAAACTTTCAAGCTTATTCCTAATCAATATTGATTCTTCCCTAAAAATCTACAAACAAACTTACTGACAGATCCATGATTTCAAATAAACTCAAACACATATGCACATAATTCAATAGACAAATAAATCAAAGTCATTTCTCAATATAGGACCTCTCAAAACTTTTTAGTTGGGAAATTAATGAGATGATGATTAAAAATGACTACAATTGAAACAAGATACATCACCTCATCACAACCCTAGTTCTATAATTAACTAACCAATTGAACAGTGAGTGATTCTCAATTTTATCTCTATAATGTAGTCAAAGATATATGTAGAGGTGCCAGAGAGATTTTAAGAGAGATATGAGGTTACAGAGGAGAAGAAGTGAACGATGGCCGAATGGAGGACACCATCATGGGAATGATCctcaccatcttcttcctcgtttCAGCACAATGGTGGAGTGGAATCTGTGTGTGTTTGTAAGACGGGGTGGATACGTTTCTTCCATCGAAGAGGAGTTAacgaaaatataaaagattataattatttttattattttataatatatattaattcaataaataatgCTACTTTTGTTTAGACGTTTAATACCtggtatttttttgttggaagatTAATACctatattaattaaaacatgtagtttaaaatataaaaaaataaatgttgtcaTTTTCATACCTACGATTTCTTAACATAAGaaatattccaattttacccttatttaattctattaattttcatttataaataacatggcattaatttaattattatctGAATTAAAAAGTCTTAtgaatatttttcattttatcattcTTTAATATCtgtaattgttattattattgattaaatggtaataaaaatcaaaacacaattttgcaaaaaattcaaaacacacCGACGAGACTCAAACTTGGTTCTTTCCAGTTCCTGAATCATTGCTGCCTTGCTTTTAAGTTCATTCATCAGATATTGGTGGTGCATAACAGATTGTTCACGCTCTCTATCTTTTTCAGCAAATGACAACCTAACTTTTAAGATTAAATCTGGTCGAGAACTTCGCTGTACATCGTTGTCGGAAGTTCACCGAAGAAGAAATTATCGGTGACGAGCGGTAGATTGAAAAGTCCAGCCGGAACAGTTCCGTTGAGAAGATTCTTGACGATTCTCGCCTCTGCATAAATCCATTGGGATAAGTCCGGTGAGATGGTTAAAGAGACATCAAGCTTTTTCAGATTCCCATTCCGGCCAAGATTGGCTTGTAACAGTAAGGTGAAGTTGTTCTCCCACTGTCCCACACTTCAAAGACTTGGAGTTTTGGTAACTCTCCGATGTTTCTGAGGTCGATGAAGCTTTGAGGTATCTCTCCGGTTAACTGGTTGATCGATAAATCCAGAGATTTGAGGCTGATTAAACCGGAGAGTTCCGGGTGAATGTGTCCGGTTAAGTTTTGATATGAAGGAACAGAGTGTGTAAATGCTTCACGTTACTTAAACTTGTTAGATTCACCTGACCGTTTAACATCCCAATCCCAATTAAACTAGGGTTCCCAGAAAGAGCATCTTGATCAgacggagaagatgaagaagccatggctgattttttttcttttctttaattgtcattttatcattcttttatatctttaattGTCATTAGTATTTCTTTTAtatctgttattattatttttagtattagtatttaatcaatgattttttttggtaggaagtATTTAATCAATGATAAAGATATACTAATAACAATTACACATATTAAAGAaggataaaatgaaaaatattcataagattttttaattcaaataataattaatttaatgccatgttatttataaataaaaattaatagaattaaATAAGGgtaaaattagaatattttttatgcTAAGAAATCGTAGATATGAAGATgacaacatttaattttttaggttttaaactACACGTTTTAATTAATATAGGTATTAATCTTCCAACCCAAAAAGACCAgatattaaacgtccaaatgaaaaatagatgaagtattttttggctttttcccatttttaattgtgtgctaattttggaagaaaaacttagatGTGTGCTATTTGAGGGTATTTCTCTATTAAATAACATATGGATTTAATTTAAGTTAGTTTGCAACACTTGTTAAATCAATAAGATTAGATTTCGACactttttgaatatatatatatatatatatatatatatatatattaaactaaaaaaaatagagatacaaTTACAAATGTTAATTTATGTGTACATATAATTtctcttaaaatttatttttgttaaccaaaagagtaaaataataaatcacaaaaaatttaaacatgagctttttttttggtagagacAAGTGAGCTTATTATTAAATGTTGcataagtttattttttgaaattaactgATGTAATCATAAGTGAGTAcacaaaataactttaaaaaaagaaatgagcTTTCAAGAATGAATTTTAGATTATTTGATGAGAATTTTAGTATatctttatttatgttttatttatctaaaaTTAGTTGCAAATAGGGttaatttatcttatatataatctttttttccaaaattttattcgTTAAGATATAGTGCATAGACCACTACAAAAAATGCGACACTTAACGTCATTTTTTCATGGGTTAATGTCACTAGAAAACTGACTGTAAAAACAAATAGTAAACCAACGTATCATGGACTttcgttagtttttttttttttttttttttttgctaatcaaGCTGGATAGTATAAGGTGGAGATTTAACATATGATGAAGACGTTGGCTGTTATAACgtgaaggaaaaagaggaaaatgaagaagaaaaagaagaagatgatatataAGAGGAGAATTAGACGATGCTGCATTATCTAGCTGAGACGCCGCATTATCTGGCGAAACTCCGGTGGACAAGGATGGTGTTTTTGCGACTTCACATTGAGCAACCATCGTTTTTTGCTCAAAAGCTCGTTCactcaaatctatatatacatttttaaagtatattttggaTTCTACtcttttagttaaaaaatcATCCGCAGTACaccgcggattaaaatctagtctTTCTGAAACAccaatacatttttattttcttcttcttatttttcttctcttcctccaccAAAGCCATCTCCGCCTAATGAAAgatgtaattttaattatagGTTTGTAACAATGAATTTCACCAATGTGCTTACGTAATTTTGAAATCATGCAAATACTTCAAAACCGTTTTTGTTGCTTGAAGAATGGgggtgaaaaagaagatatcTGATTATCATTTACAGGTTGGCTGGATTTTAATTGAggttaatattaaattttagatgGTTTCATTTTCGTTTTAGTTCATAAAGATTgaattttatatgataagatataATATTTCTCGTGAAAAAATAGGTAATCTTCCCATGGAGAATTGTTAGCTTATGATTTGATCATGTTGACggaacataattttttttttgactatcTTACTTTCACCATATACAATAGTTAGTGACATGATTTTTGTATANNNNNNNNNNNNNNNNNNNNNNNNNNNNNNNNNNNNNNNNNNNNNNNNNNNNNNNNNNNNNNNNNNNNNNNNNNNNNNNNNNNNNNNNNNNNNNNNNNNNNNNNNNNNNNNNNNNNNNNNNNNNNNNNNNNNNNNNNNNNNNNNNNNNNNNNNNNNNNNNNNNNNNNNNNNNNNNNNNNNNNNNNNNNNNNNNNNNNNNNNNNNNNNNNNNNNNNNNNNNNNNNNNNNNNNNNNNNNNNNNNNNNNNNNNNNNNNNNNNNNNNNNNNNNNNNNNNNNNNNNNNNNNNNNNNNNNNNNNNNNNNNNNNNNNNNNNNNNNNNNNNNNNNNNNNNNNNNNNNNNNNNNNNNNNNNNNNNNNNNNNNNNNNNNNNNNNNNNNNNNNNNNNNNNNNNNNNNNNNNNNNNNNNNNNNNNNNNNNNNNNNNNNNNNNNNNNNNNNNNNNNNNNNNNNNNNNNNNNNNNNNNNNNNNNNNTGCATCATGCATGTTTATATAATGAATGGATCTTGTAGTGCCAAACAAGAGAGATTCAGTGGAAGATGAACAAGCCAAATGAAGAGAATAATGTGGAGTTGTTACAAATCAAGGTAAAACTCTCACAAGACATATTAAAAAGACATCCGAATTGAAGATAAAACACCCAGAGCATAAGAGAATCATCCTATGACAATTTTTCCAAGCTACCAGAAATTAGATTATTATCATGAGATTTATACTAtgacaattttgttttctgtgaATGAGATGTTTACCGTTCAAAAAGTTTCGCACAACATAGAAttgagccttttttttttctcaaaaacataatttgttGAAGTTTATAATTATCACAACATTCTTTTAGATAGATGTTCTCGAATTAGATCACCATAAACTCCACctaagataaaatatattttccctTCATCTAATTTTTGCTTGTATAAAGCAACTATGAGAGTGGTGATCTTTTACTTCAAACAATGATCTTTTCATACGTTTTCTATTACAAATTGTTCTCTTAACTCTCAAATACTATAAATAATCTATTTGTGACATGGTTTTCTAGTGTCACGATAATtgtaatctctctttcttcttactttttttttctgactcaGAGGATTAAAATGTCGTCGTAAAATATATCCTCATCAATCATCATGTTTTTTCAAACCTTGTgatgtttttattgtttgtgtAGAAACTTGCCCTCACTAACGAATAACTTACAAAAATTGTAATTTGTTAAAGAAATTTTGATCTACCGTAGTTTTGGTAAATTTTAccatcacaaattcacaattctattatttatttttgtttattttttttttgacagccaATTCTAGTATTTATTAACTACCAAAAATTCTAGTATTTTTATgctttaatacattttttatttttatttactaaatcCCTTGTGTGAGTTgtgattttattttactttcccCATATAAAAGCAGAAACGAGAGACCCNaaaaaaaaaaaaaaaaaaaaaaaaaagaaaaaaaaaaagggaagctagagaaacaaatcaaacccTTTGAAGGTTTTTTAGGGTTTGCAATCGAAGCGGGAGAGAAGAAATTGCCGAAGCGAAGCCATGGACGAAGCTCTGACGAACGCTTCTGCAATCGGTGACCAACGCCAGAAGATCGAACAGTACAAACTCATCCTCTCCTCTGTTCTTTCATCAAACGATCTTCTCCAAGCCCAACGATTCATCGATCACAGTAATAATTtctctcatcttcctcatctATGTTAGAAATTCTGgttcgattttgattttatgtttcGTGACGATTTGGTAAAAAATTTCCAGTTCTTTCCGATGATGTCCCGTTGGTGGTTTCGAGGCAGCTTTTGCAATCGTTCGCTCAAGAGCTTGGGAGATTAGAACCAGAGACGCAGAAGGAGATTGCTCAGTTTACACTTACTCAGATTCAGCCCAGAGTTGTTTCTTTTGAGGAAcaggtttgttttctctttcctGTGCATCCGTAGCAATCGTGTACTTTTCTAAACCCTAATTAGTCTAAGTCGAGAAGTATGTAGAGAGAGACGCTTGCTATTGTATTGGTATGGTGTTTGGAATCTACACTGAAAATTACTTTGAGATGTTTGTTTTTACCAAGGATGCTGTTGTTTTGGGATAACGGAGACAATGTACATTGTGTTGCTTTACAATCTTTTGTATGTTAAGAGAGGAAACTGTTTTTGGGGTGTATCTGCAGGCACTTGTTATCAGAGAAAAACTTGCCGGTTTGTATGAATCAGAGCAGGAATGGACTAAAGCGGCGCAGATGTTGAGTGGCATTGATCTGGACTCTGGAATGAGGTGTGTTGCAGTGAGCTGAATTTTCTTTTACGTTCTTCACCTTCATGTTCTTTTCTGTTACTTAATATTGGGTTTGTGGTGTTCTTTATTAGGGCTGTTGACGAGAACTTCAAGCTCTCAAAGTGTATCCAAATTGCTCGTTTGTATCTTGAGGTTTGGCTTTCCCTTCCATGTACATATGCACAATAGATTGTGTCCTTTTCATTAATTTGTAAGCATGTAAATCGGTTATCTCTATTTGTGAGATGGATTTCCGCATCGCAGTAATGGTTTATAGCTAATTGGTCGTGTTTCCTTATGTGGCTGCACTTCTTTACAGTTACAGAAGTTAGATCTTAAAAGCTCAAAAGACACCATTTGTTGATTCAAACTTCAAATATTTGGACATTTTTCTAGAGTGATTTTATTCAAACTTAACAAGTCTCTTGAACAGATCTAAGCATGAAACTAGGAATCTCGACTGTGTTAAGAACTTTATTCTTCTTGACAATATGACTTGTTTATTTTGCTTCTAAAGAGTAAATTGGGGCTACCAGGGTTGTATAAATACATTAGTTAAGACTTTTATTGTTCTCTAATACTTTTGTGTTTTGAATATCTGCAGGATGATGATGCTGTAAATGCTGAGGCTTTCATAAATAAAGCTTCTTTCTTAGTGAGCAGTAGTCAGAATGAAGTTTTGAATTTGCAGTACAAGGTTGGCCCGTCTTAAACTAAGAATTAATTTGCTGGGTTATTAAGGAGCACTCCTtttcaagttttaatatatttccgTTTCAGGTCTGCTATGCTAGAATTTTGGACATGAAAAGAAAGTTTTTAGAGGCTGCACTTCGGTACTACGGCATCTCCCAGATAGAGCAACGCCAAATAGGGGATGAGTAAGTGAACCGACTTATCTCTCtgctacattttttttcttttcaaatttctccTGTGCTGGTTTCCAGTTCGAATGGATATAACGGCTAATCAATCTTTGGACACTCACACAGTGTGATTGATGTCCTCCTATTTTCTCTCTCCAATACGTTTATAATATCTCGTTATTCTGAAACGGTTCTAAGGTTTTCTAATATTTTCAGCGAGATTGATGAGAATGCTTTAGAGCAAGCCCTATCCGCTGCTGTCACATGTACCATATTAGCTGGAGCTGGTCCTCAGCGATCTCGTGTtcttgcaactttatataaagtAATTCCCTTTGGATTATTAATAGAATGTTATTTCTTGCTTGCTTATTTATCGTTTTCTATATCTTTCTCAATATCTTTTTATTGACAGGATGAGCGTTGCTCCAAGCTGAAGATTTATCCTATCCTGCAGAAGGTTCTATCTCTTATTACATACAAATCTTGTTTCCTCTAGTAGACAGACATACATTGCATGCATGTGGATATAGTATTGCTTTAACTCACGTATTACTCCTGCTTAAGCCAGTGTGATGTTTATTAGATTTGAttcataaacaaataaaaaaaaatNNNNNNNNNNNNNNNNNNNNNNNNNNNNNNNNNNNNNNNNNNNNNNNNNNNNNNNNNNNNNNNNNNNNNNNNNNNNNNNNNNNNNNNNNNNNNNNNNNNNNNNNNNNNNNNNNNNNNNNNNNNNNNNNNNNNNNNNNNNNNNNNNNNNNNNNNNNNNNNNNNNNNNNNNNNNNNNNNNNNNNNNNNNNNNNNNNNNNNNNNNNNNNNNNNNNNNNNNNNNNNNNNNNNNNNNNNNNNNNNNNNNNNNNNNNNNNNNNNNNNNNNNNNNNNNNNNNNNNNNNNNNNNNNNNNNNNNNNNNNNNNNNNNNNNNNNNNNNNNNNNNNNNNNNNNNNNNNNNNNNNNNNNNNNNNNNNNNNNNNNNNNNNNNNNNNNNNNNNNNNNNNNNNNNNNNNNNNNNNNNNNNNNNNNNNNNNNNNNNNNNNNNNNNNNNNNNNNNNNNNNNNNNNNNNNNNNNNNNNNNNNNNNNNNNNNNNNNNNNNNNNNNNNNNNNNNNNNNNNNNNNNNNNNNNNNNNNNNNNNNNNNNNNNNNNNNNNNNNNNNNNNNNNNNNNNNNNNNNNNNNNNNNNNNNNNNNNNNNNNNNNNNNNNNNNNNNNNNNNNNNNNNNNNNNNNNNNNNNNNNNNNNNNNNNNNNNNNNNNNNNNNNNNNNNNNNNNNNNNNNNNNNNNNNNNNNNNNNNNNNNNNNNNNNNNNNNNNNNNNNNNNNNNNNNNNNNNNNNNNNNNNNNNNNNNNNNNNNNNNNNNNNNNNNNNNNNNNNNNNNNNNNNNNNNNNNNNNNNNNNNNNNNNNNNNNNNNNNNNNNNNNNNNNNNNNNNNNNNNNNNNNNNNNNNNNNNNNNNNNNNNNNNNNNNNNNNNNNNNNNNNNNNNNNNNNNNNNNNNNNNNNNNNNNNNNNNNNNNNNNNNNNNNNNNNNNNNNNNNNNNNNNNNNNNNNNNNNNNNNNNNNNNNNNNNNNNNNNNNNNNNNNNNNNNNNNNNNNNNNNNNNNNNNNNNNNNNNNNNNNNNNNNNNNNNNNNNNNNNNNNNNNNNNNNNNNNNNNNNNNNNNNNNNNNNNNNNNNNNNNNNNNNNNNNNNNNNNNNNNNNNNNNNNNNNNNNNNNNNNNNNNNNNNNNNNNNNNNNNNNNNNNNNNNNNNNNNNNNNNNNNNNNNNNNNNNNNNNNNNNNNNNNNNNNNNNNNNNNNNNNNNNNNNNNNNNNNNNNNNNNNNNNNNNNNNNNNNNNNNNNNNNNNNNNNNNNNNNNNNNNNNNNNNNNNNNNNNNNNNNNNNNNNNNNNNNNNNNNNNNNNNNNNNNNNNNNNNNNNNNNNNNNNN
It encodes the following:
- the LOC104725177 gene encoding COP9 signalosome complex subunit 4-like (The sequence of the model RefSeq protein was modified relative to this genomic sequence to represent the inferred CDS: added 116 bases not found in genome assembly), producing the protein MDEALTNASAIGDQRQKIEQYKLILSSVLSSNDLLQAQRFIDHILSDDVPLVVSRQLLQSFAQELGRLEPETQKEIAQFTLTQIQPRVVSFEEQALVIREKLAGLYESEQEWTKAAQMLSGIDLDSGMRAVDENFKLSKCIQIARLYLEDDDAVNAEAFINKASFLVSSSQNEVLNLQYKVCYARILDMKRKFLEAALRYYGISQIEQRQIGDDEIDENALEQALSAAVTCTILAGAGPQRSRVLATLYKDERCSKLKIYPILQKVYLERILRRPEIDAFSEELRPHQKASLPDKSTVLDRAMIEHNLLSASKLYTNIRFDELGTLLGIDPRKAEKIAANMIGQDRMRGSIDQEEAVIHFEDDIEELQQWDQQISGLCQALNDILDGMAKKGLPVPV